One segment of Comamonas thiooxydans DNA contains the following:
- a CDS encoding tripartite tricarboxylate transporter substrate binding protein — protein sequence MQSKLLHNTRHAAAIVTIFAAGVASAGDKFPSRAIKIVVGSEAGSAPDVLARLVASEMGTTLGQAVIIDNKAGAAGTIGAQAVASAPPDGYTLLMGTVSNIALAPSFYPVRYAPLKSFTPIGMVASVPLVLVVTPSLGATTFAQLQAKVKQSASGEFNFSSPGVGGPQHLAGVLLQKPLGTKLTHVPYKSGGAAMTAVAAGEVQMAFAGIPAATSLAQGNRVTPIMVTSSKRTSTMPEVPSAAEVGLSGFEIDNWHALLAPANLPIPIRTALEAALRKALVMPNIKDQFTRAGAEPATGDSEQLSKTMETETARWEKVVRDNNLKAK from the coding sequence ATGCAATCAAAACTACTGCATAACACTCGCCACGCAGCAGCTATCGTCACAATTTTCGCAGCAGGGGTTGCCTCTGCCGGCGATAAATTTCCATCGCGTGCAATCAAGATTGTCGTTGGTTCCGAAGCAGGGAGCGCCCCCGACGTACTGGCTCGTCTGGTTGCCAGCGAAATGGGGACCACTTTGGGGCAGGCGGTCATCATCGACAACAAGGCTGGAGCAGCGGGAACCATTGGAGCGCAAGCTGTCGCGTCAGCTCCCCCTGATGGATACACATTGTTGATGGGCACTGTGTCAAACATTGCTCTAGCACCGTCTTTCTACCCAGTGAGGTATGCACCACTCAAGAGCTTCACACCCATTGGAATGGTGGCGTCTGTTCCCTTGGTGTTAGTCGTAACGCCTTCTCTTGGTGCCACGACATTTGCACAGCTGCAAGCGAAGGTGAAGCAATCAGCCTCTGGAGAATTCAATTTCTCATCGCCTGGTGTAGGTGGGCCGCAGCATCTCGCCGGAGTACTGCTGCAAAAACCCCTTGGCACCAAGCTCACTCACGTTCCCTACAAGAGTGGTGGAGCCGCAATGACCGCTGTTGCAGCTGGCGAAGTCCAGATGGCATTCGCAGGCATCCCAGCAGCAACCAGCTTAGCGCAGGGAAACCGGGTCACTCCAATTATGGTGACGTCATCGAAACGGACCTCAACGATGCCAGAAGTCCCCTCAGCTGCGGAAGTTGGCTTGTCTGGCTTTGAAATCGACAACTGGCATGCATTGCTCGCACCAGCCAATCTACCAATACCTATTCGTACGGCACTAGAAGCTGCCCTGCGAAAAGCTCTCGTGATGCCAAATATCAAAGACCAGTTCACCCGAGCTGGCGCCGAACCTGCCACAGGCGACAGCGAGCAGTTGTCGAAGACCATGGAAACAGAAACAGCACGTTGGGAAAAAGTCGTACGCGACAACAACCTCAAGGCCAAATAA
- a CDS encoding L-rhamnonate dehydratase — MKIKSVRARVYEWKGKTVPPQGNFCSNAMDLVYSNTESMSTFRFHSWTVVEIETDDGIIGLGNVALAPRIAKAIIDEYLAPLVIGQDPWDYEYLWQRMYRATHAWGRKGVTMAAISAVDLAIWDILGKSVNKPVFKLLGGRTKEKIPCYYSKLYRTDLKEMQDEAQKFLDQGFKAFKMRFGYGPAHLQEGVKENLKSVEAIREVIGYDTDLMLECYMGWNLEYAKRMLPKLAKFEPRWLEEPVIADDIDGYAELNAMNIVPISGGEHEFSLYGFKQLLDKKAVSVVQYDTNRVGGITAAHKINALCEAYSVPVIPHAGQMHNYHLTMSTLASPMAEYFPIFDVEVGNELFWYIFDGEPVADNGFLQLRDDVPGLGLTLKTEYLDQFHIIE; from the coding sequence ATGAAGATCAAGTCCGTCCGCGCCCGTGTCTATGAATGGAAGGGCAAGACCGTTCCGCCCCAGGGAAACTTCTGCTCCAACGCCATGGATCTGGTGTACTCCAACACCGAGTCCATGAGCACCTTCCGCTTCCATTCGTGGACCGTGGTCGAGATCGAAACCGATGACGGCATCATCGGTCTGGGCAATGTGGCCCTGGCACCAAGAATAGCCAAGGCCATCATCGACGAGTACCTGGCGCCCCTGGTCATCGGTCAGGACCCCTGGGACTACGAATACCTGTGGCAGCGCATGTACCGCGCCACCCATGCCTGGGGCCGCAAGGGCGTGACCATGGCCGCCATCTCGGCCGTGGACCTGGCCATCTGGGACATTCTGGGCAAGAGCGTGAACAAGCCCGTGTTCAAGCTGCTGGGCGGGCGCACCAAGGAAAAGATTCCCTGCTACTACAGCAAGCTCTACCGTACCGACTTGAAGGAGATGCAGGACGAGGCACAGAAATTCCTGGATCAGGGCTTCAAGGCCTTCAAGATGCGCTTTGGCTACGGGCCCGCCCATCTGCAAGAAGGTGTGAAGGAGAACCTCAAGTCCGTCGAAGCCATCCGTGAAGTGATCGGCTACGACACCGACCTGATGCTGGAGTGCTACATGGGCTGGAACCTGGAATACGCCAAGCGCATGCTGCCCAAGCTGGCGAAGTTCGAGCCGCGCTGGCTGGAAGAGCCCGTGATCGCCGACGACATCGACGGCTACGCCGAGCTCAACGCCATGAACATCGTTCCCATCTCGGGCGGCGAGCACGAGTTCAGCCTCTACGGCTTCAAGCAGCTGCTCGACAAGAAGGCCGTCTCCGTCGTGCAGTACGACACCAATCGCGTGGGCGGCATCACGGCGGCGCACAAGATCAATGCCCTGTGCGAAGCCTATTCCGTGCCCGTGATCCCGCACGCCGGCCAGATGCACAACTACCACCTGACCATGAGCACCCTGGCCTCGCCCATGGCCGAGTATTTCCCCATCTTCGATGTGGAAGTGGGCAACGAGCTGTTCTGGTACATCTTCGACGGCGAACCGGTGGCCGACAACGGCTTCCTGCAGCTGCGCGACGACGTGCCGGGCCTGGGCCTCACGCTCAAGACCGAGTACCTCGACCAGTTCCATATCATCGAGTAA
- a CDS encoding dihydrodipicolinate synthase family protein — translation MPALSNPRYRGIFPVVPTTFHEDGTLDLTSQKRCLDFMIDSGVDGLCILANYSEQFLLADEEREILTRLVLEHVAGRVPVIVTTTHASTAICAARSRRAQDMGAAMVMVMPPYHGATFRFGEPQIQAFFQGVSDAIDIPIMIQDAPAAGTPLPPAFLARMAKEIEQVSYFKMETAGAAGKLRELIALGGEAIEGPWDGEEGITLLADLEAGATGAMTGGGFADGIRPIIEAHRNGDKDKAFEQYQRWLPLINHENRQAGFLAAKALMKAGGVITCDAPRAPWPPLHPEVRRQLLDIARRLDPLVLRW, via the coding sequence ATGCCAGCACTCTCTAATCCCCGTTACCGGGGCATCTTCCCCGTTGTGCCCACCACCTTTCACGAGGACGGCACGCTGGACCTGACCAGCCAGAAGCGTTGCCTGGACTTCATGATTGACTCCGGCGTGGACGGCCTGTGCATTCTGGCCAACTATTCCGAGCAGTTTCTGCTAGCCGATGAGGAGCGTGAAATCCTCACCCGCCTCGTGCTGGAACATGTGGCGGGCCGCGTGCCGGTGATCGTCACCACCACTCACGCCAGCACCGCGATCTGCGCCGCACGCAGCCGCCGTGCGCAGGACATGGGCGCGGCCATGGTGATGGTCATGCCGCCCTACCACGGGGCCACCTTCCGCTTCGGTGAGCCACAGATCCAGGCCTTCTTCCAGGGCGTGTCCGACGCCATCGATATTCCCATCATGATCCAGGATGCCCCGGCCGCCGGCACGCCGCTGCCACCGGCCTTCCTGGCCCGTATGGCCAAGGAAATCGAGCAGGTCAGCTACTTCAAGATGGAAACGGCCGGCGCGGCCGGCAAGCTGCGCGAGCTGATCGCCCTGGGCGGCGAAGCCATCGAAGGCCCATGGGATGGCGAGGAAGGCATCACCTTGCTGGCCGACCTGGAGGCCGGTGCCACCGGCGCCATGACCGGCGGTGGCTTTGCCGACGGCATTCGCCCCATCATCGAAGCCCACCGCAACGGCGACAAGGACAAGGCTTTCGAGCAATACCAGCGCTGGCTGCCGCTGATTAACCACGAGAACCGTCAGGCCGGCTTTCTGGCGGCCAAGGCGCTGATGAAAGCTGGGGGTGTGATCACCTGCGATGCACCGCGCGCGCCCTGGCCACCCCTGCATCCCGAGGTGCGCCGTCAACTGCTGGACATCGCACGCCGGCTGGATCCGCTAGTGCTGCGTTGGTAA
- a CDS encoding LysR family transcriptional regulator, which translates to MESSTFSPTPPAQLLNRLRMRQLVLLLTIAEQGTLRGAAAELGMTQPAATKMLHELETAMGHPLFVRMGRRLKMTEVGKCVTSYFRGVRGTLEAMAAEVREIQRGGPLLLRVGSIMAASPEHLTNAILKIKEEYPRLSIIIEVGTSNKLMEYLNDGLIDLAIGRLPIDDHSNCIFQPMAAEELSIVVGPHHPLAEFSNISFHSLLGYPWVLQPKGSPMRDVVEQEFSANHSALPSPLIETPSVLTTTNLIKKSNLVAVISKTIAEQYESAGILRIIPYRMKHELALFGTIIKRDRPVSISAARFIDLLQMQKNQFDSNV; encoded by the coding sequence ATGGAATCAAGTACTTTCTCGCCAACTCCACCTGCGCAGCTGCTAAACCGCCTTCGAATGCGTCAATTGGTATTGCTTTTGACGATCGCGGAGCAGGGGACTCTGCGTGGAGCCGCAGCTGAGCTTGGCATGACACAGCCAGCCGCCACCAAGATGTTGCATGAACTCGAAACGGCCATGGGTCACCCACTGTTTGTACGGATGGGGCGCCGGCTGAAGATGACGGAGGTCGGTAAGTGCGTGACCTCCTACTTTCGCGGTGTTCGAGGAACATTAGAGGCCATGGCTGCTGAAGTGCGAGAGATTCAACGCGGTGGACCGCTATTGCTGCGGGTGGGAAGCATCATGGCCGCATCCCCAGAGCATTTGACGAATGCCATACTGAAAATCAAAGAAGAGTATCCGCGGCTTTCCATAATAATAGAAGTCGGAACAAGTAATAAATTGATGGAGTATTTAAATGATGGATTAATTGACTTGGCGATTGGTAGGTTGCCAATAGATGACCACTCTAACTGCATATTTCAACCGATGGCAGCAGAAGAGCTCAGTATAGTGGTAGGTCCTCACCATCCACTTGCAGAATTTTCGAATATTAGTTTTCATAGTTTGCTCGGGTACCCCTGGGTTCTGCAGCCGAAGGGAAGTCCCATGCGCGATGTCGTCGAGCAGGAATTTAGTGCTAATCATTCAGCGTTACCGTCGCCATTGATTGAGACACCATCGGTTTTGACAACAACAAACCTCATAAAAAAGTCAAATTTAGTTGCTGTGATTTCCAAGACTATTGCGGAACAATATGAATCTGCAGGAATTCTTAGAATTATTCCATACAGAATGAAACACGAATTGGCATTGTTTGGAACGATAATTAAAAGAGACAGGCCGGTCAGTATTTCTGCAGCTAGGTTTATAGATTTACTCCAGATGCAAAAAAATCAGTTTGACAGCAATGTATAA
- a CDS encoding SMP-30/gluconolactonase/LRE family protein: MEPIETIDNRFARAFAGASLEKLCSGASWSEGPVWIAEDESVLWSDIPNNRMLRWSRTDGMTVWRDNVEFTNGHTRDVNGDLLHCSHGQRAIMRTPLAAGRIQAETPDQTVIDKYRGGRLNSPNDLVVRGDGTIWFTDPPYGILSDREGHQAPREQDANYVFCFDPSTGILHAVTAEVEEPNGLAFSPDESLLYVSDTSAAFKGPGEGNHHIVAFDVKGHALENMRILATVNPGLPDGFRVHDNGWIYTSSEDSVQVFTPEGSLLGRIPVPEKVGNLTFGGPKGNHLYIAASTSLYLIVLNTEEL, encoded by the coding sequence GTGGAACCCATCGAAACTATTGACAACAGATTCGCCCGCGCTTTTGCCGGAGCGTCACTGGAGAAACTGTGTTCAGGGGCCAGCTGGAGCGAGGGACCTGTGTGGATTGCAGAAGACGAATCTGTTTTATGGAGTGACATTCCAAACAACCGTATGCTTCGCTGGTCACGCACTGACGGCATGACAGTTTGGAGAGACAACGTGGAGTTCACGAACGGCCATACGCGAGATGTCAATGGTGACCTGCTGCATTGCTCCCATGGTCAAAGGGCAATCATGCGCACGCCACTGGCTGCTGGCCGGATACAAGCAGAGACCCCAGACCAAACCGTCATCGACAAGTACCGTGGAGGTCGTCTCAACTCACCCAATGACTTGGTTGTTCGAGGCGATGGCACCATTTGGTTCACCGATCCACCTTATGGAATTTTGAGCGATCGCGAAGGCCACCAAGCCCCCAGGGAGCAGGATGCCAACTACGTGTTCTGCTTCGATCCGTCCACAGGCATCCTTCACGCAGTCACCGCGGAGGTTGAGGAACCCAACGGTCTGGCCTTTTCACCCGACGAGTCCTTACTTTACGTTAGCGACACCTCGGCAGCATTCAAGGGGCCAGGCGAAGGTAACCATCACATTGTCGCATTCGACGTCAAAGGGCATGCACTGGAAAACATGCGGATTCTCGCGACAGTCAACCCTGGTTTGCCAGATGGGTTTCGAGTTCACGACAACGGCTGGATTTACACAAGTTCGGAAGACTCTGTGCAGGTTTTCACACCTGAAGGAAGCCTATTGGGACGCATTCCTGTGCCAGAAAAGGTTGGAAATCTAACATTCGGTGGACCAAAAGGTAACCACCTTTACATCGCTGCGAGCACCTCGCTTTACTTGATTGTCCTCAACACCGAAGAGCTTTAA
- a CDS encoding 4-hydroxythreonine-4-phosphate dehydrogenase PdxA, giving the protein MKQNLAVVALTLGDPAGIGAELVARLLSKPEATQHANLVLIGDPWLWEKGQRVAGVRVATVPAENLAEVRHRYDASLPAFIAMETVSPSDVVQGQVGAAGGKSVLQVLNRCMDAALAGDIDAICFAPLNKQAMKMGGLHHEDELHHFAEYLGAQGYFCEFNTLGELWTSRISSHVPLKDVASYLSVERITQAAELIYNALRASGVAAPKVAIAGFNPHNGDGGTCGREEIDIIAPAVQALQARDWPSDAPFHGPFPADTIFLKAQAGEYQAIVTMYHDQGQIAIKLLGFSRGVTVQGGLPIPITTPAHGTAYDIAGQGKANVEATWQALQIAARMGAAHRDRQAAPAL; this is encoded by the coding sequence ATGAAGCAGAACCTAGCCGTTGTCGCGCTGACCCTTGGCGATCCTGCTGGCATCGGCGCCGAACTCGTTGCTCGCCTCCTTTCCAAACCCGAAGCCACACAGCATGCCAACCTCGTGCTGATCGGAGACCCCTGGCTGTGGGAAAAAGGCCAGCGCGTAGCCGGCGTACGGGTTGCCACCGTGCCCGCAGAGAACCTTGCCGAAGTGCGTCATCGCTACGACGCTAGCTTGCCCGCCTTCATCGCCATGGAGACAGTGTCGCCCAGCGATGTGGTGCAAGGCCAAGTCGGCGCAGCGGGAGGGAAGTCGGTATTGCAGGTGCTCAACCGCTGCATGGATGCGGCGCTGGCGGGCGATATCGATGCCATATGCTTTGCACCCCTGAACAAGCAGGCCATGAAGATGGGCGGACTGCACCACGAGGACGAGCTGCACCACTTCGCCGAGTACCTGGGGGCCCAGGGCTACTTCTGCGAATTCAACACGCTGGGCGAGCTGTGGACCTCACGCATCTCCTCGCATGTACCGCTCAAGGATGTGGCCAGCTACCTGAGCGTGGAGCGCATCACTCAGGCGGCCGAGCTGATCTACAACGCCCTGCGAGCCAGCGGCGTGGCCGCGCCCAAGGTGGCGATTGCAGGCTTCAACCCGCACAACGGCGACGGCGGCACCTGCGGCCGCGAGGAAATCGACATCATCGCGCCCGCAGTCCAGGCCCTGCAGGCGCGCGACTGGCCCAGCGATGCGCCGTTCCACGGCCCGTTCCCGGCCGACACCATCTTCCTCAAGGCGCAGGCCGGCGAGTACCAGGCCATCGTGACCATGTACCACGACCAGGGCCAGATCGCCATCAAGCTGCTGGGCTTCTCGCGCGGGGTGACGGTGCAGGGCGGTCTGCCGATTCCCATCACCACGCCGGCCCATGGCACGGCCTACGACATCGCAGGCCAGGGCAAGGCCAATGTGGAGGCCACCTGGCAGGCGCTGCAGATTGCCGCGCGCATGGGGGCTGCCCACCGCGATCGCCAGGCTGCCCCAGCCCTCTGA
- a CDS encoding YncE family protein has protein sequence MIREILLLVEKCSHCFSYYDISTGERLHSIQLEDFPHEFVVDEERQFAYVGHYGVETSGHPGAGGTRIFQIDLPNRKLARTIDISPFNRLHGMQMDQKGRLYALSEERAQLVVIQKPATDTAPRRAVPTGGIKSHLFALTRDGMTAFSMNLLSHTVTKLKPHDATFAPIACSPGEKPEGYALSADEKTLFVTNRWSNTISAIDVDTMKVIRSAQSREDATRLYQFRDGRLVVTNYGERSLSIINPETLQELTHIPMEARPIALSYHPTRPLAFVSQDNDKLGIFNMETLKFERFFATQREPDVSQLIVMEI, from the coding sequence ATGATCCGCGAAATCCTTCTGTTGGTAGAAAAATGCAGCCACTGCTTTAGTTACTACGACATCTCGACCGGTGAACGCCTGCACAGCATTCAGCTGGAAGACTTCCCTCACGAGTTCGTGGTTGACGAGGAAAGGCAGTTTGCGTATGTCGGCCACTATGGCGTTGAAACCTCTGGCCATCCTGGTGCCGGCGGGACAAGAATTTTTCAGATCGATTTACCCAATCGGAAATTAGCTCGCACTATTGACATCTCACCGTTCAATCGGCTGCATGGCATGCAAATGGATCAGAAGGGCCGACTCTACGCTCTAAGTGAAGAGCGCGCGCAACTAGTCGTTATCCAGAAGCCAGCAACCGACACTGCACCCCGGCGTGCGGTGCCAACGGGAGGCATAAAAAGCCACCTATTTGCTTTGACACGGGACGGAATGACGGCCTTTTCTATGAACCTTCTGTCCCACACAGTGACCAAACTAAAACCTCATGATGCAACCTTTGCGCCGATCGCGTGCTCGCCTGGTGAAAAACCAGAAGGTTACGCTCTGAGTGCTGACGAAAAAACGCTGTTCGTCACCAATCGATGGAGCAACACAATCAGCGCTATTGATGTCGATACGATGAAAGTCATCCGTAGTGCCCAATCACGAGAAGACGCCACTCGCCTCTACCAATTCAGGGATGGAAGGCTGGTGGTAACCAACTACGGAGAGCGCAGCCTTTCCATCATTAATCCCGAAACGCTTCAGGAACTAACACATATCCCAATGGAAGCACGCCCCATTGCGTTGAGCTACCACCCTACGCGACCACTTGCCTTCGTGAGTCAGGACAACGACAAGCTTGGCATATTCAACATGGAAACACTGAAATTTGAAAGATTCTTCGCAACGCAGCGCGAACCGGACGTGTCCCAGCTCATCGTGATGGAAATCTGA
- a CDS encoding sulfatase-like hydrolase/transferase, with translation MEAQNLLIIMDDEHNKNVLGYNGHPVVQTPNLDRLASGGTTYERAYSSSPICVPARAAFATGRYVHDNRCWDNAIAYDGSMPSWAHVLRDSGHLVTSIGKLHYTGEDIDGGFTEQIIPMHIEAGVGDLFGLIRDPLPTRHQSADLARSIGPGESSYIRYDRDITEKTINWLRTAGKKRHDKPWVLYSSFMAPHSPLIAPQEFYDMYPAKDIVLPSKRVPYHPWIKAWNDCYGFDSYFESDEHRRIAIASYYGLCSFLDSNVGKIMHALEETGLAQNTRVLFLSDHGDNLGSRALWGKSTMYEESCGVPMIASGPGIQAGRRVKTPVSHVDCFPSFMQAVGSEDLTPKDLPGRSIFDIADKPYDDKRTVFSEYHAAGGVSAAYMLRKGDFKYIHYTGLKPELFNLAQDPDEVIDLATDATMSSVLENFQHELEIICDPVAMDLAAKHDQAALIRMHGGVEKILNRGGSSYTPIPGEAIKLMSDGH, from the coding sequence ATGGAAGCACAGAACCTTCTAATCATCATGGACGACGAGCACAACAAGAACGTGCTTGGATACAACGGCCATCCAGTTGTCCAAACGCCCAACTTAGACAGGCTGGCGTCTGGTGGAACCACATATGAGCGGGCATATTCCAGCTCACCTATATGTGTGCCAGCAAGAGCAGCGTTCGCTACTGGCCGGTACGTGCATGACAACCGATGCTGGGACAATGCCATCGCATATGACGGCTCGATGCCTAGTTGGGCTCATGTACTGCGCGATTCAGGCCACCTCGTCACCTCCATTGGCAAGCTTCATTACACCGGCGAGGACATTGATGGTGGCTTCACGGAGCAAATCATTCCAATGCATATTGAAGCCGGCGTTGGTGACCTTTTCGGGTTGATCCGCGATCCACTTCCTACTCGTCATCAATCTGCGGACTTAGCAAGAAGCATCGGCCCCGGGGAAAGCAGCTATATCCGTTACGACCGCGACATCACTGAAAAAACGATCAATTGGCTTCGAACAGCGGGGAAAAAAAGGCATGACAAGCCGTGGGTACTGTACAGCTCCTTTATGGCGCCTCACTCGCCCCTAATTGCTCCACAAGAGTTCTACGACATGTATCCGGCAAAGGACATTGTTCTGCCGTCAAAGCGAGTGCCCTATCACCCTTGGATAAAGGCTTGGAATGACTGTTACGGGTTTGACTCGTACTTTGAAAGCGACGAGCACAGGCGCATCGCCATCGCGTCCTATTACGGCCTCTGTTCCTTCCTCGACTCAAACGTAGGCAAGATCATGCATGCACTTGAGGAGACAGGCCTCGCTCAGAACACTCGAGTGCTGTTCTTATCAGATCACGGTGACAACCTGGGATCACGTGCCCTGTGGGGAAAATCGACGATGTATGAAGAGTCATGCGGAGTTCCAATGATCGCTTCCGGCCCTGGTATCCAGGCTGGGCGGCGAGTCAAAACACCAGTTTCGCACGTGGATTGCTTCCCTTCATTCATGCAAGCGGTTGGATCAGAAGACCTAACCCCCAAAGATCTGCCTGGGCGCTCCATTTTCGACATAGCCGACAAGCCATACGATGACAAGCGAACTGTGTTCAGCGAATACCATGCAGCAGGTGGCGTGAGTGCCGCCTATATGCTGCGCAAGGGTGACTTCAAATACATCCACTACACCGGGTTGAAGCCTGAGCTGTTCAATCTCGCCCAAGATCCAGACGAGGTCATCGACTTGGCGACAGACGCAACAATGTCGAGCGTTCTCGAAAATTTTCAGCACGAACTCGAGATCATCTGCGATCCAGTCGCTATGGACTTGGCTGCTAAACACGACCAAGCAGCTTTGATTCGCATGCATGGTGGAGTCGAAAAGATCCTTAACCGGGGCGGCAGCAGCTATACCCCGATCCCCGGGGAAGCAATAAAGCTGATGAGCGATGGACATTGA
- a CDS encoding cytochrome b561 domain-containing protein encodes MPELVAWLLTPISGTTEHLIQPVVAWHGRIMVLCWGVAIPLAVLIARFFKVTPRQQWPHQLDNKTWWTWHRALNYTAVAASLIAGLLVLNHDSYSGLARQMHEWMGWTIVVSGLLQVLVGNLRGTKGGPTDPRIDSDGQFIDLHGDHYDMTPRRVHFERFHKGLGYMALLLAAGTMYLGLWTADAPRWMWIGIGLWWAGLACVGAKLQANGRCLDTYQAIWGPDDTHPGNNMPVIGWGIRRERPGTRHL; translated from the coding sequence GTGCCTGAACTCGTTGCTTGGCTATTGACGCCCATTAGTGGAACAACTGAACACCTCATCCAACCTGTAGTCGCTTGGCATGGACGAATCATGGTGCTTTGCTGGGGCGTCGCGATTCCATTGGCTGTACTCATAGCCAGATTTTTCAAGGTGACACCCAGGCAACAATGGCCACATCAACTGGACAACAAGACCTGGTGGACTTGGCATCGTGCATTGAATTACACCGCGGTTGCCGCGAGCCTTATCGCTGGGTTGCTTGTGCTGAACCATGATTCATATAGTGGTCTAGCTCGACAGATGCATGAATGGATGGGTTGGACCATCGTAGTGTCAGGTCTATTGCAAGTCTTAGTCGGAAATTTGCGTGGCACAAAGGGCGGACCGACAGACCCTCGAATAGATTCCGACGGCCAGTTCATAGATCTCCATGGGGATCATTACGACATGACGCCGAGGCGCGTGCACTTTGAGCGCTTCCATAAAGGTCTCGGCTATATGGCGTTGTTACTAGCCGCCGGCACTATGTACCTGGGACTCTGGACAGCAGATGCACCTCGCTGGATGTGGATTGGAATTGGGTTGTGGTGGGCGGGATTGGCATGCGTAGGCGCAAAACTCCAGGCCAATGGACGTTGCCTGGATACCTACCAAGCCATTTGGGGTCCCGACGACACACATCCAGGAAACAACATGCCCGTCATCGGATGGGGCATTCGCCGCGAACGCCCTGGTACCCGTCATCTTTGA
- a CDS encoding IS3 family transposase (programmed frameshift), with amino-acid sequence MKKRFTEEQIIGFLREAESGLPVAELCRRHGFSEASYYLWRNKFGGMSVSDAKRLKELELENARLKRLLAESMLENEVTKEALRKKLVSAPARRELVRHMMGCGLSERRSLLVIGMSASAYRYKPAEDRNGALKDKIIALAQRHRRYGAGMIYLKLRQAGEIVNHKRVERLYAEAGLQVRKRKRKKIPQADRHPLQRPVTANQVWSMDFVFDRTAEGRSIKSLTVVDDSTHEAVAIVAERAMGGNQLVRVLDQLAITRGLPKAIRTDNGKEFCSRAMLNWAHARGVQLFLIEPGKPNQNAYIESFNGRFREECLNEHWFTSLAHARVIVEAWRREYNEERPKKVLGGLTPAAYAQRLMHNPLN; translated from the exons GTGAAAAAGAGATTTACAGAAGAACAGATCATTGGCTTCCTGCGAGAAGCGGAGTCTGGACTGCCAGTGGCAGAGCTGTGCCGTCGGCACGGTTTCTCTGAGGCTAGTTACTACCTCTGGCGTAACAAGTTCGGCGGCATGAGCGTCTCGGACGCGAAACGGCTCAAGGAGCTAGAGCTTGAAAATGCACGTCTTAAGCGGCTGCTGGCCGAGTCCATGCTGGAGAACGAGGTGACGAAAGAAGCCTTGAGAAAAAAGT TGGTGAGCGCACCTGCACGGCGCGAGCTGGTGCGCCACATGATGGGCTGCGGGCTCAGCGAACGCCGCTCACTGCTCGTGATCGGCATGAGCGCCAGCGCCTACCGTTACAAGCCCGCTGAAGACCGAAACGGTGCCTTGAAGGACAAGATCATCGCTCTGGCACAACGCCATCGCCGTTACGGCGCCGGCATGATCTATCTCAAGCTCAGGCAAGCTGGTGAGATCGTCAACCACAAACGGGTGGAGCGCTTGTATGCCGAGGCTGGTTTGCAAGTAAGGAAACGCAAGCGCAAGAAGATCCCGCAGGCTGATCGCCACCCGCTACAGCGTCCGGTAACAGCCAACCAAGTGTGGTCGATGGATTTTGTCTTTGACCGCACGGCAGAAGGACGCAGCATCAAGAGCCTGACGGTAGTCGATGATTCGACCCACGAGGCGGTAGCCATCGTGGCCGAGCGAGCAATGGGTGGCAACCAGTTGGTGCGCGTCCTGGATCAACTCGCCATCACAAGGGGACTGCCCAAAGCGATCCGAACTGACAACGGCAAGGAGTTCTGCAGTCGAGCCATGCTGAACTGGGCCCACGCCAGGGGTGTTCAGTTGTTTCTCATCGAGCCTGGCAAGCCCAACCAGAACGCCTACATCGAATCGTTCAACGGCCGCTTCAGAGAGGAATGCCTGAACGAACATTGGTTCACCAGCTTGGCACATGCCCGCGTGATCGTCGAGGCTTGGCGCCGGGAATACAACGAGGAGCGGCCGAAGAAGGTCCTTGGCGGACTGACGCCGGCAGCTTATGCCCAAAGGCTGATGCACAACCCGTTAAATTAA